TTTTTGTTATCGCCGGTATCCATATCCTCGGAAAACACCTCGACTTTGGTAACCAGCGAGGTGCTGCCGGTGAAGACAACCTTAGCTGTCAGATGAGCCAATTGGCCAACTTTGATAGGGTTAAGAAATGACAAACCGTCGATAGAGGCAGTAACGCAGATTGAATTGCAATGCCTGTGCGCCGCTATCGCTCCCGCCAGGTCTATCCAGTGCATGACCCGACCGCCTAAGACATTACCAAGAACATTGGCGTCATTGGGAAGCACCATCTCGGTCATTTCAACTTGTGATTCTGAAGGCGATTTGGGTTTTAAGTCGGGCATATATCCTCCCAAGAAAAATTCTGTTATTCTCAAATTTACAGCATCGATTTAGGATGTCTGCTGGCTAATATTTTTACTATACGCTT
The sequence above is a segment of the Candidatus Zixiibacteriota bacterium genome. Coding sequences within it:
- a CDS encoding acyl-CoA thioesterase — encoded protein: MPDLKPKSPSESQVEMTEMVLPNDANVLGNVLGGRVMHWIDLAGAIAAHRHCNSICVTASIDGLSFLNPIKVGQLAHLTAKVVFTGSTSLVTKVEVFSEDMDTGDNKKTSEAFLAFVSLDKNGKPQTVPPLLVQTDEEKVNCEKALTFKKERKNREKR